CTCCGCGGCTGGCGCGTGAGCGTCAAAGATTGTAGCGGAGGTCTTTAGACCTCCATCCGAGGGTGTGGGCGACTTTGGTGGCGGGAGAGGATGGAGACCTGAAGGTCTCCGCTACGGGGAGGCGCCTCTCATGCTTCATGATACCGCATTCTCGTGCTCCAACGTGAAACGGCCGAGCGGGTGCTCGGCCGTTTCAGTGCGCGGGGGCGCGCTAGCGGAGGTACTGGAACGGGTTGACGCGGACGTTGTTCGCGTAGACCTCGTAGTGGATGTGCGGACCCGTGGATCGTCCGGTGGAGCCCACCTTGGCGAGCTCCTGGCCGCGCTCCACTTGCTGTCCCTTGCTCACGAGGAGCTTGGAGGAGTGGGCGTAGCGCGTCTCGAGACCGTTGCCGTGATCAATGGTCACCTGGTACCCGTACCCGCCGAGCCAGCCGGCGGAAACGACGGTCCCGGGGTCGGAAGCGTAGATGGATGTCCCGTAGTTCACGGCGACGTCAATGCCGTGGTGCGCCCAGTGGTAGTACTGCGAGATGCGGTACTCCGAGATGGACGGCCAAAAGAACTTGCCCGGGATGGACGGGAGCGGCTTCTGCTCCGCCTTCTTCACTGGCGTCGTCACCACGGGAGCCGGTGCCTGATAGGGTCGGCCACCAATAATGATGAGCGTGTCGCCCGCCTCGATGTCATCCGCATCCACGAGTCGGTTGAACTCGAGGACCTCCTCAGCGTCTGCGCTGTAGTGCTTGGAGATTTTCTCGAGCGTATCGCCGCGCTTCACCGTGTGGAGCACGCCGTCCGTCGGGAGAATCTTGAGCGTCTGCCCGGGACGGATGAGCGACCACGCGCTGAGGGTATTCGCCCAGAGCACGGTCGAGGTGCGGATGCCAAAACGCTCCGCGATGGTGGACGGCGTGTCGCCGAGCTCCACGGTGTACGTGGTGACGCCCTTCCGACCGTGATCCTCCACTGCGGTATCCGTGAGGACAGGCTGCATGAGTGCGTACCCGGATGTCTGCGGGACGGCGGCGAGCGTCACCTCAGCACCGAGCACCGTCGGCGTGAGCGCGCGCACCGAGGCGGCGCGGAAGGTTGGCTCCACCGTGCGTGCAGCCGGACCGGCGACGAGCTCCTCAACGAGCTCCGGTTCCTCGCCGGCGATGAACGCTCGGAGCAGCGGCCGCTCGCCCACGAACCCGCCGTACGTGTGCGCGTATGTGGACTGACCCGCAACGATGAGGAGCACGCCAGCAAACGCGACCGTGACGAACGACCGGTTCGTCAGTACTGCCGCGAGGAGCTCCGCGACGTGCATCTTCCGGCGGAGCGTCATGCGACGGAACGTCCACCACGCGCGGTAGAACGGTACTGCGCCGCGTACGACAATAAGGCCGAGCGCGTGGGCGACGGCAGCGAGCGGCCCCCCCATACGGACGAGCGTCCGCATGAGTTGGAGACATCCTTCCATTGTCCGAAGTCCAATCGCGATGAGCGTCCGTTTGAACGTTCGTGCGATAACTACCCCCTTGCACGCTGCGTCTGCGCACCTGACACCTGATGCTTGGCACCTGACGAGGATGCCGCGATCGGTGTCCCTGCTTCGCACACTACAGCGGGCGTTGAACTCAGCGTTCCAATGTTGATGGTGACTCGACGTCACGACGCTGAGTATTGCTCATCATTGAGCGTGGTTTTTTACAAAAGAAAAAGAGAAAAGGTCAAAGCCGTTCTCCAAGTACACTATTATATTAGCATTTTCCGTCTTTTTTGTCAAGGGCATAATGACAAAAAGTGGCTCTATGGAGCGAAGTTATGCCATACTTAGCGATGGCTTCAAGGTGTGCTTTTGTGCCGTATCCTTTATGCCTCGAAAATCCGTAT
Above is a window of bacterium DNA encoding:
- a CDS encoding peptidoglycan DD-metalloendopeptidase family protein, giving the protein MEGCLQLMRTLVRMGGPLAAVAHALGLIVVRGAVPFYRAWWTFRRMTLRRKMHVAELLAAVLTNRSFVTVAFAGVLLIVAGQSTYAHTYGGFVGERPLLRAFIAGEEPELVEELVAGPAARTVEPTFRAASVRALTPTVLGAEVTLAAVPQTSGYALMQPVLTDTAVEDHGRKGVTTYTVELGDTPSTIAERFGIRTSTVLWANTLSAWSLIRPGQTLKILPTDGVLHTVKRGDTLEKISKHYSADAEEVLEFNRLVDADDIEAGDTLIIIGGRPYQAPAPVVTTPVKKAEQKPLPSIPGKFFWPSISEYRISQYYHWAHHGIDVAVNYGTSIYASDPGTVVSAGWLGGYGYQVTIDHGNGLETRYAHSSKLLVSKGQQVERGQELAKVGSTGRSTGPHIHYEVYANNVRVNPFQYLR